One genomic window of Gossypium hirsutum isolate 1008001.06 chromosome D11, Gossypium_hirsutum_v2.1, whole genome shotgun sequence includes the following:
- the LOC107959943 gene encoding wall-associated receptor kinase-like 22: MMKIGPKEAKMVVIIALSFTFLLLLIINIALVLATTSTAISGAKDWCKDSCGNVSVPYPFGIGPDCFLNSWFEVSCNESSTPPTILKKINMEVFNFSYDLGYGREYLRVKSPVILHNCSGRERETKNQTVDLTGSPFFYSGRNKFIAAGCNNKALIAGIKPRIVGCESTCNGDTLFGTSNPNKTCNGSTCCETVIPSYLQTFNASFESKTSSGPQGCKLAFVVDEEWLNFNITNPSDLLNMDSVPALIDWALPKGINTTYFK, translated from the coding sequence ATGATGAAAATAGGACCAAAAGAAGCAAAAATGGTTGTGATAATTGCTTTAAGTTTCACTTTCTTGCTTTTGCTAATTATCAACATAGCATTAGTATTAGCAACTACTTCTACAGCTATTTCTGGAGCAAAAGATTGGTGCAAAGACAGCTGCGGAAATGTTAGCGTTCCCTACCCTTTTGGAATTGGACCCGATTGTTTCCTGAATTCTTGGTTTGAGGTCTCTTGCAATGAATCTTCAACCCCTCcaacaattttgaaaaaaataaatatggaaGTCTTCAATTTTTCTTATGATCTTGGCTATGGTAGGGAGTACCTTCGCGTGAAGAGTCCAGTGATTCTACACAATTGTTCAGGCAGGGAAAGAGAAACCAAAAACCAAACGGTGGATTTAACAGGTAGCCCTTTCTTCTATTCAGGGAGGAACAAATTTATAGCTGCAGGTTGCAACAACAAAGCTTTAATTGCAGGAATTAAGCCTAGAATTGTTGGGTGTGAATCAACTTGTAATGGCGATACACTCTTTGGTACCTCTAATCCTAACAAAACTTGTAATGGTAGTACATGCTGCGAGACTGTAATACCATCGTATCTCCAAACATTCAACGCCAGCTTTGAGAGCAAAACCTCATCAGGGCCACAAGGATGCAAGTTAGCCTTTGTGGTAGATGAAGAATGGTTGAACTTCAATATAACAAACCCttctgatttgctgaatatggacaGTGTTCCAGCTTTGATTGATTGGGCACTACCCAAAGGGATCAACACCACTTATTTCAAGTGA
- the LOC107959941 gene encoding wall-associated receptor kinase-like 22 produces the protein MYTSESSNISWRYVCSDGYRGNPYLPIGCQDIDECEEERHKISCGDATCVNVPGFYRCEGSKTWIIALGVGVGCGVLSLVMGGWWLYKLLKKRRKVKLKKKFFKRNGGLLLQQQMYSHEGSLEKTKIFTSKELDKATNNFNNNRVVGQGGQGTVYKGMLADGRIVAVKKSIAMVVEEAEHFINEVVILSQVNHRNVVKLLGCCLETEVPLLVYEFISNGTLFQYLHDKSEEFPLSWETRLRIAKETAEALWYLHSSASIPIYHRDIKSSNILLDEKFKAKVSDFGTSRSISIDQTHLTTHVQGTFGYLEPEYFQSSQFTEKSDVYSFGVVLVELLTGERPIFSLEREKEGRSLATHFISSMEENRVMEIVDARVVGQAKEDELMMVAKLAYRCLSLSGKKRPTMKEVAIQLDQILALLKDSNVDHHHNQEEIVDLKLDLPFPWDSTSSSMNSSFFSRNICSIEKEPLV, from the exons ATGTATACTTCTGAAAGCTCAAACATCTCATGGCGATATGTTTGTAGTGATGGTTATCGGGGGAATCCGTATCTCCCTATTGGATGCCAAG atattgATGAATGTGAGGAAGAACGTCACAAGATATCTTGTGGGGACGCAACCTGTGTAAATGTACCAGGGTTTTATCGATGTGAAGGAAGTAAAACTTGGATTATTGCTTTAG GCGTTGGTGTAGGTTGTGGAGTTTTGTCCTTAGTTATGGGTGGATGGTGGTTATACAAGCTTTTAAAGAAAAGGAGGAAAGTGAAGCTCAAGAAAAAGTTCTTTAAACGAAATGGTGGATTGTTGTTACAACAACAAATGTATTCACACGAAGGTAGTTTGGAGAAAACCAAGATATTTACCTCCAAGGAGTTGGATAAAGCAACAaataatttcaacaataatagagTAGTTGGGCAAGGTGGGCAAGGCACTGTTTACAAAGGAATGTTAGCTGATGGAAGGATCGTAGCAGTAAAAAAGTCCATAGCAATGGTTGTAGAGGAAGCCGAACACTTCATTAATGAAGTTGTTATCCTTTCTCAAGTTAATCATAGAAATGTGGTCAAACTATTAGGATGTTGCTTGGAAACTGAGGTTCCATTACTGGTTTATGAGTTCATTTCCAATGGTACACTTTTCCAATATCTGCATGACAAAAGTGAGGAGTTCCCATTATCATGGGAAACACGACTAAGAATTGCCAAAGAAACGGCCGAAGCCCTTTGGTATTTACACTCTTCTGCCTCCATTCCGATTTATCATCGAGATATCAAGTCCTCAAATATCTTGTTAGATGAAAAGTTCAAGGCAAAGGTTTCAGATTTTGGAACATCAAGATCGATTTCTATTGATCAAACTCACTTGACCACGCATGTGCAGGGTACATTCGGGTACTTAGAGCCGGAATATTTCCAATCAAGTCAATTCACAGAAAAAAGTGATGTCTACAGTTTCGGAGTTGTACTTGTGGAGTTACTAACCGGTGAAAGGCCAATTTTTTCTCtagaaagggaaaaagaaggtAGAAGTTTGGCCACACATTTCATTTCTTCAATGGAAGAAAATCGAGTGATGGAAATTGTTGATGCTCGAGTAGTTGGGCAAGCAAAAGAAGATGAGTTAATGATGGTAGCCAAACTTGCATACCGATGCTTGAGCTTGAGTGGAAAGAAGCGACCAACAATGAAAGAGGTTGCAATTCAGTTAGACCAGATTCTGGCATTGCTAAAGGATTCAAATGTTGATCATCATCACAACCAGGAAGAGATTGTCGATTTAAAATTGGATTTACCTTTCCCTTGGGATTCCACTTCTTCTTCAATGAATTCAAGTTTTTTCTCTAGAAATATTTGTTCCATAGAAAAGGAACCACTAgtttaa